From a region of the Posidoniimonas corsicana genome:
- a CDS encoding prenyltransferase/squalene oxidase repeat-containing protein, giving the protein MASHPPPFFVRAFLAAALTLPAAAAHGQNPAETAAALIAPADQAIQRGLDYLASQQNDDGSYGGGYGQNVAVVGLSGIAFLANGSTPERGPYARNLERCLNYLLSNTQPSGFITVGGATSQGPMYGHGFATLFLAEAYGMSPRDDLRDKLVAAVNLIVTTQNDEGGWRYQPRPDDADLSVTICQIMALRAARNAGIYVPADTVEKCTNYVRKCQNPDGGFRYMLNQRGSVFPRSAAGVVALYSAGVYEGPEIERGLAYLERHRAGRDAGMRGVGRRSGHFYYGQYYGVQAMWQAGGERWAQWYPAIRDDLLAHQQPDGRWDDSNIGSVYSTSMSCIILQIPNDLLPIFQR; this is encoded by the coding sequence TTGGCTTCCCACCCCCCTCCGTTCTTCGTACGCGCGTTCCTGGCTGCGGCGCTAACGCTGCCCGCCGCGGCAGCGCACGGTCAGAACCCCGCGGAGACCGCCGCTGCGCTTATCGCCCCTGCCGATCAGGCGATCCAACGCGGCCTGGACTACCTGGCCAGCCAGCAGAACGACGACGGCTCGTACGGCGGCGGCTACGGCCAGAACGTGGCGGTGGTCGGCCTGTCGGGTATCGCGTTTCTGGCCAACGGCAGCACGCCCGAACGCGGGCCCTACGCCCGCAACCTGGAGCGGTGCCTGAACTACCTGCTGTCCAATACGCAGCCCAGCGGCTTCATCACGGTCGGCGGCGCCACGAGTCAGGGCCCGATGTACGGCCACGGGTTTGCGACGCTGTTCCTGGCCGAGGCGTACGGCATGTCGCCCCGCGACGACCTGCGCGACAAGCTGGTTGCGGCGGTCAACCTGATTGTCACCACCCAGAACGACGAGGGCGGCTGGCGGTACCAGCCACGGCCCGACGACGCCGACCTGTCGGTCACGATCTGCCAGATCATGGCGCTACGGGCGGCGCGCAACGCCGGCATCTACGTGCCCGCCGACACGGTCGAGAAGTGCACCAACTACGTCCGCAAGTGCCAGAATCCCGACGGCGGGTTCCGCTACATGCTCAACCAGCGTGGCAGCGTGTTCCCCCGCTCGGCGGCCGGCGTGGTGGCGCTGTACAGCGCCGGAGTGTACGAGGGGCCGGAGATCGAACGCGGGCTGGCCTACCTCGAGCGGCACCGTGCGGGCCGCGATGCGGGCATGCGTGGCGTCGGCCGCCGGTCCGGTCACTTCTACTACGGCCAGTACTACGGCGTGCAGGCGATGTGGCAGGCGGGCGGCGAGCGGTGGGCGCAGTGGTACCCCGCCATCCGCGACGACCTGCTCGCCCACCAGCAGCCCGACGGCCGCTGGGACGACAGCAACATCGGGTCGGTCTACAGCACCTCGATGTCCTGCATCATCCTGCAGATTCCCAACGATCTCCTGCCGATCTTCCAACGCTGA
- a CDS encoding 2,3-bisphosphoglycerate-independent phosphoglycerate mutase, with amino-acid sequence MDTHALIKPLLQKNDSKIVMYVGDGLGGLPQQPGGKTELETAATPNLDKLVKEGVCGGSIPVAPGISPGSGPGHLGLFGFDPVTYLIGRGALEATGIGFELKEGDVAIRANFCTLDADGKIADRRAGRIPSEESFKVVDKLAAGISIPGVEVFVKPVKEHRFVVVFRGAGLVGNVADTDPQATGVPPLSAQAKDDASRKTAEICDEFIAQAKKILADEPKANCCTLRGITGKPSIPTYEEVYGLRAAAIAVYPMYKGLAQLVGMDVIGDAQTLDEQMEVLKANWDKYDFFFIHFKYTDSTGEDGAFDAKVKRTEEYDAAVPKIMELGPDVVIATGDHSTPSMLASHSWHPVPTLLWAKNCRTDPCESFGESQCLTGGLGQFEARHLMTLALANAGRLAKFGA; translated from the coding sequence ATGGACACCCACGCCCTGATCAAGCCGCTCCTGCAGAAAAACGACTCCAAGATCGTGATGTACGTGGGTGACGGCCTGGGCGGGCTCCCCCAGCAGCCCGGCGGCAAGACCGAGCTGGAAACCGCCGCCACCCCCAACCTGGACAAGCTGGTCAAGGAGGGCGTGTGCGGCGGCAGCATCCCGGTGGCGCCCGGCATCTCGCCCGGCAGCGGCCCGGGCCACCTGGGGCTGTTCGGGTTCGACCCGGTGACGTACCTGATCGGCCGCGGCGCGCTCGAGGCGACCGGCATCGGCTTCGAGCTCAAGGAGGGCGACGTCGCGATCCGGGCGAACTTCTGCACGCTGGACGCCGACGGAAAGATCGCCGACCGCCGGGCGGGCCGCATCCCCAGCGAAGAGTCGTTCAAGGTCGTCGACAAGCTGGCCGCGGGGATCTCGATCCCCGGCGTCGAGGTGTTTGTGAAGCCGGTCAAGGAGCACCGCTTCGTGGTGGTGTTCCGGGGCGCGGGCCTCGTCGGCAACGTGGCCGACACCGACCCGCAGGCCACCGGCGTGCCGCCGCTGTCCGCCCAGGCGAAGGACGACGCCAGCCGCAAGACCGCCGAGATCTGCGACGAGTTCATCGCCCAGGCCAAGAAGATCCTGGCCGACGAACCCAAGGCCAACTGCTGCACGCTCCGCGGGATCACCGGCAAGCCGAGCATCCCCACCTACGAGGAAGTCTACGGCCTCCGCGCGGCCGCCATCGCCGTGTACCCGATGTACAAGGGCCTGGCCCAGCTGGTGGGGATGGACGTCATCGGCGACGCCCAGACCCTCGACGAGCAGATGGAGGTGCTCAAGGCCAACTGGGACAAGTACGACTTCTTCTTCATCCACTTCAAGTACACCGACTCGACCGGCGAGGACGGCGCCTTTGACGCCAAGGTGAAGCGGACCGAGGAGTACGACGCCGCCGTGCCCAAGATCATGGAGCTGGGCCCGGACGTGGTGATCGCCACCGGCGACCACTCCACCCCCAGCATGCTCGCCAGCCACAGCTGGCACCCGGTGCCGACGCTGCTGTGGGCCAAGAACTGCCGCACCGACCCGTGCGAGTCGTTCGGCGAGTCGCAGTGCCTGACCGGCGGTCTCGGCCAGTTTGAGGCCCGCCACCTGATGACGCTCGCGCTGGCCAACGCCGGGCGGCTGGCGAAGTTCGGGGCATAG
- a CDS encoding dihydrolipoyl dehydrogenase family protein has product MPDYFDLIVLGSGPAAARVVAKCAKAGWSVAVIDPRPVGGTCALRGCNPKKVLVRAAELVDRARQMDGAGTHLGGARVDWSDLIRFKRKFTDPVTEGRRGSFLEMGVQIFEGAPRFTGPTTLQVDGRRLTAGKVLIATGAKPAPLRIEGADLLTDSESFMELDELPEEIGFIGGGYISFEFAHVAARAGARVRILEHSRPLERFDHELVERLIDRSEEIGVHVQTGVDVMGVEQAPGGGLRVHTSAEGELSSVAAGLVVHGAGRVPNVDGLFLEAGGIQYGDRGIEVNDHFQSVSNPDVYAAGDVIDSGLPALTPAANYAARIVAQNLLEEGSAQNERPVVPAAVFTSPGLAAVGLTEAEASERGVDCRVSSGNWSGFSSMRKLGATHALYKVLIDLQTDKILGAHLLGPDAAEVINLFALAMHTGATAGDLESTLFVFPTLASDIHSML; this is encoded by the coding sequence ATGCCCGACTACTTCGACCTCATTGTGCTGGGCAGCGGCCCGGCCGCCGCCCGCGTGGTTGCCAAGTGCGCGAAGGCCGGCTGGAGCGTGGCGGTCATCGACCCGCGACCGGTCGGCGGCACGTGCGCGCTGCGGGGCTGCAACCCGAAGAAGGTGCTGGTGCGGGCGGCGGAGCTGGTCGACCGGGCCCGGCAGATGGACGGCGCGGGGACCCACCTGGGCGGTGCGCGGGTCGATTGGTCGGACTTGATCCGGTTCAAGCGCAAGTTTACCGATCCGGTCACCGAGGGCCGGCGGGGTTCGTTCCTGGAGATGGGGGTGCAGATCTTCGAGGGCGCACCCCGCTTCACCGGGCCGACCACGCTGCAGGTCGATGGCCGCCGCCTGACCGCCGGGAAGGTGCTGATCGCCACCGGCGCCAAACCCGCGCCGCTACGCATAGAGGGCGCCGACCTGCTGACTGACAGCGAGTCCTTCATGGAGCTCGACGAGCTGCCCGAGGAGATTGGGTTTATCGGCGGCGGGTACATCTCGTTCGAATTCGCCCACGTCGCGGCCCGGGCCGGGGCGCGTGTGCGGATCCTCGAGCACAGCCGCCCGCTCGAGCGGTTCGATCACGAACTGGTGGAGAGATTGATCGACCGCTCTGAGGAGATCGGCGTTCATGTCCAAACGGGCGTCGACGTAATGGGGGTCGAACAGGCGCCCGGCGGCGGTCTGCGGGTGCACACCTCGGCCGAGGGCGAGCTCTCGTCGGTTGCGGCCGGGCTGGTGGTGCACGGGGCGGGGCGGGTTCCTAATGTGGATGGGCTGTTCCTCGAGGCGGGCGGCATTCAGTACGGCGACCGCGGCATCGAGGTCAACGACCACTTCCAGAGCGTGTCGAACCCCGACGTGTACGCCGCCGGCGATGTCATCGACAGCGGTCTGCCCGCCTTAACGCCGGCCGCCAACTACGCGGCGCGGATTGTCGCCCAGAACCTGCTGGAAGAGGGGAGCGCGCAGAACGAGCGCCCGGTGGTCCCCGCCGCGGTGTTCACCTCGCCCGGTTTGGCCGCGGTCGGACTGACCGAAGCGGAGGCGAGCGAGCGCGGCGTCGACTGCCGCGTCAGCTCGGGTAACTGGTCCGGCTTCAGCTCGATGAGGAAGCTCGGCGCGACCCACGCCCTGTACAAGGTGCTGATTGACCTGCAGACCGACAAGATCCTCGGCGCCCACCTGCTCGGCCCGGACGCGGCGGAGGTGATCAACCTGTTCGCGCTGGCGATGCACACCGGCGCCACTGCGGGCGACCTCGAGTCGACGCTGTTCGTGTTCCCCACGCTGGCGTCGGACATCCACTCGATGCTGTAA
- a CDS encoding glucose-6-phosphate isomerase — MTSIRYNPAGAFLSSGGTSAADLEALAPKLQAARDEVLADAQLWADGAEVPAAKQPLDAGFHLLPDRLLAELKNKGAESELARLKATADRLADSCASVVVLGIGGSYMGARALMEACCHPYYNEVPPAMRGGRPKVYYEGNNVDNDAAQGLLDVLGSDTGQWGVVVISKSGGTLETAAATRIMIRELGDSLGGDQQLADYFVPVTGTSGKLFDLSKALGCQEVYEVPDGVGGRFSVLSAVGLLPAAVMGLDIEKLLQGAADMNEHFASAKPGENVVLDYVGVCHLLEENQGCDIRILSTWGKRLEALGLWYDQLLAESLGKEEKGALPLTIVNTRDLHSRGQQHQEGKRDKLITNIIVEGFDRDPLSIGESANNQDQLNELADKTLPNILSAAIAGTNQAYLEDNRPTADLICPELDEYVMGKLLQMFMLATVVEGRLIGINPYGQPGVEAYKRNMNAILRK; from the coding sequence ATGACCAGCATCCGCTACAATCCCGCCGGCGCGTTCCTCAGCTCTGGCGGCACGTCCGCCGCCGACCTCGAGGCGCTCGCCCCGAAACTCCAGGCCGCCCGCGACGAGGTGCTCGCCGACGCTCAGCTGTGGGCCGACGGCGCGGAGGTCCCAGCCGCCAAGCAGCCGCTTGACGCCGGATTCCACCTGCTGCCGGACCGGCTGCTGGCCGAGCTGAAGAACAAGGGCGCCGAGAGCGAGCTGGCGCGGCTCAAGGCCACGGCCGACCGCCTGGCGGACAGCTGCGCGAGTGTTGTCGTGCTGGGGATCGGCGGCTCGTACATGGGCGCCCGGGCGCTGATGGAGGCCTGCTGCCACCCCTACTACAACGAGGTGCCGCCCGCCATGCGCGGCGGCCGGCCCAAGGTCTACTACGAGGGCAACAACGTCGACAACGACGCCGCGCAGGGCCTGCTCGACGTGCTGGGCAGCGACACCGGCCAGTGGGGCGTGGTGGTGATCAGCAAGAGCGGCGGCACGCTCGAGACCGCCGCCGCCACGCGGATCATGATCCGCGAACTGGGCGATTCGCTCGGCGGCGACCAGCAGCTGGCCGACTACTTTGTCCCGGTCACGGGGACCAGCGGAAAGCTGTTCGATCTCAGCAAGGCCCTCGGCTGCCAGGAGGTCTACGAGGTGCCCGACGGCGTCGGCGGGCGGTTCTCGGTGCTCTCGGCGGTCGGGCTGCTGCCCGCGGCGGTGATGGGGCTGGATATTGAGAAGCTGCTGCAGGGCGCGGCCGACATGAACGAGCACTTCGCGTCGGCCAAGCCGGGCGAGAACGTCGTGCTCGACTACGTCGGCGTCTGCCACCTGCTGGAGGAGAACCAGGGCTGCGACATCCGCATCCTCAGCACCTGGGGCAAGCGTCTCGAGGCGCTCGGCCTGTGGTACGACCAGCTGCTCGCCGAGAGCCTGGGCAAGGAAGAGAAGGGCGCGCTGCCGCTCACCATCGTCAACACCCGCGACCTGCACAGCCGGGGGCAGCAGCACCAGGAGGGCAAACGCGACAAGCTGATCACGAACATCATCGTCGAAGGCTTCGACCGCGACCCGCTGTCGATCGGCGAGAGCGCCAACAACCAGGACCAGCTCAACGAGCTGGCCGACAAGACGCTGCCGAACATCCTGTCGGCCGCGATCGCGGGCACCAACCAGGCCTACCTGGAGGACAACCGCCCGACCGCCGATCTGATCTGCCCCGAGCTCGACGAGTACGTGATGGGTAAGCTGCTGCAGATGTTCATGCTGGCCACGGTGGTTGAGGGCCGGCTGATCGGCATCAACCCGTACGGGCAGCCCGGCGTAGAGGCCTATAAACGCAACATGAACGCGATTCTGCGCAAGTAG
- a CDS encoding metallophosphoesterase family protein, producing the protein MSGRLLAIGDVHGCQRALESLLDQIGLTAEDTLVFLGDLVDRGPSSNGVVDCVCELREEHNVVVIMGNHEEMMRDAISGRGLYNAWLDVGGRETIRSYGGDADAIPPSHSRLLFSSAHYFEADRDVFVHASLEPGVSLPNQSSDYLRWKHLSGSEQPHLSGKRVVCGHTAQRDGVPLVLDGWVCIDTYAHGGQWLSCLDADANHVYQASEKGEVRDFSLLKYS; encoded by the coding sequence GTGTCCGGACGATTGCTTGCCATTGGCGACGTGCACGGGTGCCAACGAGCCCTCGAGTCGCTGCTTGATCAGATCGGGCTGACGGCGGAGGACACGCTCGTCTTCTTGGGGGATCTGGTCGATCGCGGGCCGTCATCCAATGGCGTTGTGGATTGTGTTTGCGAGCTGCGCGAAGAACACAACGTCGTCGTGATCATGGGGAATCACGAGGAGATGATGCGAGACGCGATCTCCGGGCGGGGGTTGTACAACGCCTGGCTCGACGTGGGCGGTCGCGAGACGATCCGGTCCTACGGAGGCGACGCAGACGCCATCCCGCCGTCACACTCGCGGTTGCTCTTCTCTTCTGCCCATTACTTCGAAGCGGATCGCGATGTCTTCGTGCACGCCAGCTTGGAGCCAGGCGTATCGCTTCCGAATCAGAGCTCGGACTACCTCCGCTGGAAGCATCTATCGGGCTCTGAGCAACCGCATCTATCGGGCAAACGAGTGGTTTGTGGTCACACCGCGCAGCGAGATGGCGTCCCGCTCGTTCTCGATGGATGGGTGTGCATCGACACCTATGCACACGGCGGCCAGTGGCTTTCGTGCTTGGATGCCGATGCTAACCACGTCTACCAGGCGTCGGAGAAGGGCGAGGTGCGTGACTTCTCTTTGCTGAAGTACTCGTAG
- a CDS encoding NPCBM/NEW2 domain-containing protein yields MGELVTVEGLRTEAHLVRVADGKLEFLADNKKIDIPQDDLVRWGEPATPAAQPTALLADGSVVVCGPAWADGGALSYHDGEWQIKNPRFRTLSVPRERVRAAWLAAAGEQPLLRSVRRESASYSEEGDRVWLTSGDTLSGELKAIGKQAVQFDVAGEAIDMPIERVAAIAVGGQREQPATPWVVGLPDGTLLRAESVERTGTKGVVTLAGGVQVEGRTGVQLCYLQHDSDRLRYLSDLEPLDYQHTPYLSVGWPLGRDAGGQGEALQAAGRRFLRGITMHSASRVVYRVEGDWRRLAASLAVEDTGAEGSVTFHVLVARQGSFESAYDSPIVRSGDPPMPISVDIEGARAVALLVDFADYGDRGDHAVWLDARLER; encoded by the coding sequence TTGGGCGAACTGGTTACCGTAGAGGGCCTGCGGACCGAGGCCCACCTGGTCCGCGTGGCGGATGGCAAGCTGGAGTTCCTCGCGGACAACAAGAAGATCGACATCCCGCAGGACGACCTCGTCCGGTGGGGCGAGCCAGCCACGCCGGCGGCCCAACCCACAGCGTTGTTGGCGGACGGGTCGGTCGTGGTGTGCGGGCCCGCCTGGGCCGACGGCGGCGCTCTCAGCTACCACGACGGCGAGTGGCAGATCAAGAACCCGCGGTTCCGCACGCTCTCGGTTCCGCGCGAGCGCGTGCGGGCGGCCTGGCTGGCGGCCGCCGGCGAGCAGCCGCTGCTGCGGAGCGTCCGCCGCGAGTCGGCAAGCTACAGCGAGGAGGGGGACCGCGTCTGGCTCACCTCGGGCGACACGCTCAGCGGGGAGCTCAAGGCCATCGGCAAGCAGGCGGTGCAGTTCGACGTGGCCGGCGAGGCGATCGACATGCCGATCGAGCGCGTCGCGGCGATTGCCGTTGGCGGCCAGCGCGAGCAGCCCGCTACGCCGTGGGTCGTCGGCCTGCCAGACGGCACGCTGCTGAGGGCCGAGAGCGTCGAGCGGACCGGGACCAAGGGCGTTGTCACGTTGGCCGGCGGCGTGCAGGTGGAGGGCCGGACCGGCGTTCAGCTCTGCTACCTGCAACACGATAGCGACCGCCTCCGCTACCTCAGCGACCTCGAGCCGCTCGACTACCAGCACACGCCCTACCTGAGCGTGGGCTGGCCGCTGGGCCGTGACGCCGGCGGCCAGGGGGAGGCCCTGCAGGCCGCGGGCCGGCGGTTCCTGCGAGGGATCACGATGCACAGCGCGTCGCGCGTGGTGTACCGGGTCGAGGGCGACTGGCGCCGGCTGGCTGCCAGCCTGGCGGTGGAGGACACGGGCGCCGAGGGCAGTGTGACGTTCCACGTGCTGGTCGCGCGACAGGGTAGTTTCGAATCCGCGTACGACAGCCCGATCGTCCGCAGTGGCGATCCCCCCATGCCGATCTCGGTCGACATCGAGGGCGCCCGGGCGGTCGCGCTGCTGGTCGATTTCGCCGACTACGGCGACCGCGGCGACCACGCCGTGTGGCTCGACGCGCGGCTGGAGAGGTAA
- a CDS encoding VOC family protein: MLLRLIPKIFFNHMAEGLDLFVDGLGFEVLHQDDSLAVVARDGAKAYVVESPEYAAKDRPEVAIETDTIDEVHADIAARRPDLLHPNVPEPTDRPWGAREFAVLDQTGVCVVFRQWPE; encoded by the coding sequence ATGCTCCTCCGCCTGATCCCTAAGATCTTCTTTAACCACATGGCCGAGGGCCTCGACCTGTTCGTCGACGGGCTGGGGTTTGAGGTGCTGCACCAGGATGATTCATTGGCGGTCGTCGCCCGCGACGGCGCCAAGGCGTACGTGGTCGAGAGCCCCGAGTACGCGGCGAAGGACCGTCCGGAGGTCGCCATCGAGACCGACACGATCGACGAGGTACACGCCGACATCGCCGCCCGCCGGCCCGACCTGCTTCACCCGAACGTGCCCGAGCCAACCGACCGGCCGTGGGGCGCCCGGGAGTTCGCGGTGCTCGACCAGACCGGCGTGTGCGTTGTGTTCCGCCAGTGGCCCGAGTAG
- a CDS encoding DUF3239 domain-containing protein: MPQDRDPRRIRVTCPHCGASASAPAEFVGRRVKCAAEGCRQSFELRAPADPPPERPQPSRPPRGPGGEPAPTLPQPPERTFFQDTVASNPGEVRFNPIQWQRHHPLPFVAAVAAAVVAVLLWVGLTMAGHSGGIPTKDGGETPIWLFAPACLATLAFFTWTHARRFKSGDANPGVVVALNPTLLAVATDLTQGAGEFPAVRILRINLKTSAGEPLRVGSRVPTVALYAQPHDKQAGHWSDFAPVPVEYGTSNPQVVQRVLASFPDEQYDFLEHALSQIEQPFQPGLYALWSTPGKAPGRKINKPADF, encoded by the coding sequence ATGCCCCAGGACCGAGACCCACGCCGCATCCGTGTGACCTGCCCCCACTGCGGCGCATCGGCTTCCGCGCCGGCGGAGTTCGTCGGCCGGAGGGTGAAGTGCGCCGCGGAGGGCTGCCGCCAATCGTTCGAGCTCCGGGCGCCGGCCGACCCACCGCCTGAGCGTCCGCAGCCGTCCCGCCCTCCACGCGGCCCGGGGGGCGAGCCGGCGCCCACCCTGCCCCAGCCTCCAGAGCGAACCTTCTTCCAGGACACGGTAGCCAGCAACCCGGGCGAGGTCCGCTTCAACCCGATCCAGTGGCAGCGTCACCACCCGCTGCCGTTCGTGGCCGCGGTCGCGGCGGCGGTGGTCGCCGTGCTGCTGTGGGTGGGGCTGACCATGGCGGGCCACAGCGGCGGCATCCCCACCAAGGACGGGGGCGAGACCCCGATCTGGCTGTTCGCGCCCGCGTGCCTGGCCACGCTCGCCTTCTTCACCTGGACGCACGCGCGGCGGTTCAAGTCCGGCGACGCCAACCCGGGCGTGGTCGTTGCGTTGAACCCGACGCTCCTTGCCGTGGCGACCGACTTGACGCAGGGCGCCGGCGAGTTTCCGGCCGTGCGGATCCTGCGCATCAACCTCAAGACATCGGCCGGCGAGCCGTTGCGGGTCGGGTCGCGCGTGCCGACGGTCGCCCTGTACGCGCAGCCGCACGACAAGCAGGCCGGCCACTGGAGCGACTTCGCGCCGGTCCCGGTCGAGTACGGCACGTCGAACCCACAAGTGGTTCAGCGGGTGCTGGCGAGCTTCCCCGATGAGCAGTACGACTTCCTCGAGCACGCGCTGTCGCAGATCGAGCAGCCCTTCCAACCCGGCCTGTACGCCCTGTGGTCGACGCCCGGCAAAGCGCCCGGCCGGAAGATCAACAAGCCGGCCGACTTCTAG
- a CDS encoding Gfo/Idh/MocA family protein, with protein MPLPPASRREFLAAAAAVGVAATAPSSASAARDKSDLRIAVIGARGRGKSHIDGFRDQLVAVCDVDQDVLDGTVARFKEKRGRTLDKHVDYRELLDRDDIDAVSIATPNHTHSLIGIAAVQAGKDVYVEKPVSNNVWEGRQLVAAARKNRRIVQAGTQSRSSKCLQEAVAFVQGGGLGKIQYALGTCYKPRPAIGKLDAPLSIPSTIDYDLWCGPADKVDLYRPKLHYDWHWDYNTGAGDMGNQGIHQMDIARWFLGENGMAPRTFSVGARLGYEDGGDTANTQMVVHEYESAPLIFETRGLPRSKEGQKQWGRSMDEFRGSRIGVIVQCEGGHVVAPASYRDVYAYDRSGKLVKHFKGSGDHFGNFLSAVSAGDASRLNADIAEGHVSSALCHAGNVSHRIGERASAGEIASSLAHNELLSYSFDRMATHLRANDVDIDRDALVLGEWIEVDPASETLVNSEAGQQYWKREGRDGFKVPSVEAV; from the coding sequence ATGCCGTTGCCGCCCGCCAGCCGTCGTGAGTTCCTTGCCGCCGCCGCCGCGGTTGGCGTCGCCGCCACCGCGCCGAGTTCCGCCAGCGCCGCGCGTGACAAGTCCGACTTGCGGATCGCGGTGATCGGCGCCCGGGGCCGTGGTAAGTCGCACATCGACGGCTTCCGCGACCAGCTGGTGGCGGTGTGCGACGTCGACCAGGATGTGCTGGACGGCACGGTCGCCCGCTTCAAGGAGAAGCGTGGCCGTACGCTCGACAAGCACGTCGACTACCGTGAGCTGCTCGACCGTGACGACATCGACGCCGTGTCGATCGCCACGCCGAACCACACGCACTCGCTGATCGGCATCGCCGCGGTTCAGGCGGGCAAGGACGTGTACGTCGAGAAGCCGGTCTCGAACAACGTGTGGGAGGGCCGCCAGCTGGTGGCCGCCGCCCGCAAGAACCGCCGCATCGTGCAGGCCGGCACGCAGTCGCGCTCCAGCAAGTGCCTGCAGGAGGCGGTCGCCTTTGTGCAGGGCGGCGGGCTCGGCAAGATCCAGTACGCGCTGGGCACCTGCTACAAGCCGCGCCCCGCGATTGGCAAGCTCGACGCGCCGCTCTCGATCCCGAGCACCATCGACTACGACCTGTGGTGCGGCCCGGCCGACAAGGTGGACCTCTACCGGCCGAAGCTGCACTACGACTGGCACTGGGACTACAACACCGGCGCCGGCGACATGGGCAACCAGGGCATCCACCAGATGGACATCGCCCGCTGGTTCCTCGGTGAGAACGGCATGGCGCCTCGCACGTTCAGCGTGGGCGCCCGGCTGGGCTACGAGGACGGCGGCGACACCGCCAACACGCAGATGGTGGTGCACGAGTACGAGTCGGCGCCCCTCATCTTCGAGACCCGCGGCCTGCCCCGCTCCAAGGAGGGGCAGAAGCAGTGGGGCCGCTCGATGGACGAGTTCCGCGGCTCGCGGATCGGCGTGATCGTGCAGTGCGAGGGCGGGCACGTGGTCGCCCCCGCGTCGTACCGCGACGTCTACGCCTACGACCGCAGCGGAAAGCTGGTCAAGCACTTCAAGGGCTCCGGCGACCACTTCGGCAACTTCCTGTCGGCCGTCTCTGCAGGCGACGCCAGCCGCCTGAACGCCGACATCGCTGAGGGGCACGTCTCTAGCGCGCTGTGCCACGCCGGCAACGTGTCTCACCGGATCGGCGAGCGGGCCTCGGCCGGCGAGATCGCTAGCAGCCTGGCCCACAACGAGCTGCTCAGCTACTCGTTCGACCGCATGGCCACGCACCTCCGCGCGAACGACGTCGACATCGACCGCGACGCCCTGGTGCTCGGCGAGTGGATCGAGGTCGACCCCGCCAGCGAGACCCTCGTCAACAGCGAAGCCGGTCAGCAGTACTGGAAGCGTGAGGGCCGCGACGGTTTCAAGGTGCCGAGCGTCGAAGCCGTCTAA
- a CDS encoding MBL fold metallo-hydrolase → MQLITPIRLSLSNAFLVRGERPVLVDAGSPGEERKIARAVAAAGVELSDIALILLTHAHRDHAGSAKAVRELTGAPIALHPAEDRMLERGHMGKLTPVRPRHALWEPFLNRPFPGCRPDIALHDGQQLNEWGLDATVVETPGHSSGSVSVVLPFDDALAGDLLIGGFLGGLVEPNRPRVPYFAEDLPQLYESVAKLCGRAAGRWYLGHGGPIDSSQIAPRIRVPQVAASGA, encoded by the coding sequence ATGCAACTCATCACCCCCATCCGCCTGTCGCTCTCCAACGCGTTCCTCGTCCGCGGCGAGCGGCCCGTGCTGGTGGACGCCGGCAGCCCGGGCGAGGAGCGGAAGATCGCTCGGGCGGTGGCCGCCGCCGGGGTTGAGTTGTCGGACATTGCTTTGATCCTGCTCACGCACGCGCACCGCGACCACGCCGGGTCGGCCAAGGCGGTGCGCGAGCTGACCGGCGCCCCAATCGCGCTGCACCCGGCCGAGGACCGGATGCTCGAGCGGGGCCACATGGGCAAGCTCACGCCGGTGCGGCCCCGTCACGCGTTGTGGGAACCGTTTCTCAACCGCCCATTCCCGGGCTGCCGCCCCGACATCGCGCTGCACGACGGTCAACAACTGAACGAATGGGGCCTGGACGCCACGGTGGTCGAAACGCCGGGGCACTCCAGCGGGTCGGTGTCGGTGGTGCTGCCGTTCGACGACGCGCTGGCCGGCGACCTGCTGATCGGCGGCTTCCTCGGCGGGCTGGTGGAGCCAAACCGCCCCCGCGTGCCGTACTTCGCCGAGGACCTGCCCCAGTTGTACGAGAGCGTGGCCAAGCTGTGCGGCCGCGCGGCGGGCCGGTGGTACCTTGGGCACGGCGGGCCCATTGACTCGTCGCAGATCGCCCCGCGGATCCGCGTCCCGCAGGTCGCGGCGAGCGGCGCGTAG